A segment of the Lactobacillus sp. ESL0700 genome:
AAAACTTGGTTAACTTGCTTGAGCAGCTGCTTGTTAGGCTTAGCAATCCCAATTGAAGTAACCGATTCTTCCTTAGTGGCGTGAAAGCCGGCCATTTTGCTGACGGGAATAGCTTTAATATCTGGGTCAACCAACTTAAATGAAGTTGCTTCAGTATCTTCGGCTACGTAACCGTCAATTGTGCCTGAAATTAAACTTTGCCGCATGGCTGCGAAGTCACGCATGGCAGGTTGACGTTTAGCGCCAGTTAATTGCTTAATTAATTGGTAGTGGAAAGTTCCTTGTTGAGCAGTTAATTTAGCGCCCTTAAAGTCAGACAGCTTTTTGGCAGTAGCGTACTTGCTGCCAACCTTAGTGATGACAACGAATGTGCTTCGACGATAAGGATTAGAAAAGTTGATTGCTTTTTCACGTTCGGCAGTTGGGCTCATTCCGGCGATGATTAAATCAGCCTTGCCACTAGTTAAAGCGGGTAATAGCCCATCCCATTCCGTCTTAACTACAACTACCTTGCGGTGCAATTTTTGCCCGATGATTTTAGCGATTTTGACATCGTAACCATTGGCAAAAGTGTGCGAGCCATCAATTGGAACAGCGCCATTAGCGTTGTTAGTTTGAGTCCAGTTGTATGGCTGGTAGTTAGCTTCCATTGCGACTTTTAGAACATCGTTGTCTTTGGCTGCAGCTTGACGATAATTGAAACTAAATCCAATTGTTAAACTGAGCAAGACGGCAATGAATGCAGATAACCATTTGTTTTTTGACTTCATTTTAAAACCTCCAAAAATGTTTCAAATAAAGCCAACACAATAAAAAGCGTAAATAAAAACCTCATCGTCTTTCAAGACAACGAGGTTATAATTGATCATATTTAGACAAATCATATAGCGCTCCCCGGGGAAACCGGGACAGTCCGCAGAATCTGCTTCTGCGTCCCAACAAAAATAATCGGACAAGTATTATCTTCGTTTCGGCGGTAATCCTTACATCAGCCATCTTAGCTCTTTGCCAGCTCCGACTGAATTCGTGGTTATCGCGACCTCTATTGCATTGGAAATTATTTAACTTGACTAAAAGCATAGGCTAAAAAGATTGCTTTGTCAACTATTTATTTATAGATAATGGGAAAAGTTGAATGCGTAAGTACAATTTTGTAATATTTATATATAAACTAAGACGATTAAAGAAAGGACACTGGGCTAGATAATATGACTTATGAAATTATGCAGTTAACGCAAAAAAATGCAGTGGAAATCGCTGATCAATGGCACTATGACGGGCAGTATGCTTTTTATGATATGACTGCTGATCCAGAAGATTATGAGGAATTGGTCACGCCAAAACTGCGGCAAAATAATTATTATCAGGTACTTAATGATAATAAGCTAATTGGCTTTTTTGTGATTGAATCAGCAGATAAAAATCAGGGTGTCTATGAATTAGGGCTGGGAATGAAGCCAAATTTAACTGGACAAGGAAAAGGGCAGGAATTTCTACGACAAATATTAGCTTTTGTAACAAGTAAGTTTGCAATAACAGAGCTTATTTTAGATGTTGCCGAATTTAACGTGCGTGCGCAAAAAGTCTACCAGCACTTAGGCTTTATCCCAGTTAAAAAGCACCAGCAGGAAACAAATAACTCCGTTTATCCTTTTATTGAGATGAGACGGAAGTTTAATTAAGTAGCTATTAAAAAACACCATTCTCCTTAATCGAGAACGGTGCTTTTTTATGTTTAAAATTATTCTGTTAAATATTTTTGGGCAAATTTCAGATAAAACTTGCATGCTGCTAAGTAATCAGGAATGTCAACGTACTCGTCAATTTGGTGGCAGCTGTCATTGCCCGGCCCAATGCTAAACATCGTTGGCGGTGTTGGGCTATTGACAAACTTAGAAGCATCAGTGGTACCTGATTCGGTTACCAAATTAACTGGTCGCTCTAAAACGGCGGCGAGTAATTCCTGAGCCGCTTGCACGTACTCATTGTTTTCATCACCAGAAACGGCTTCGCCTAAATAATCATATTGCAATTCAAAATGGTGCTGCGGCATCTGATTAACTTCATTGATTACATCTTCCAGAATCGTTTGAATGTCTTTGACTGTGTAGAACGGGTTAATGCGAATATTGCCGCGGGCAACAATTTTGTCAGGCATACTGTTAACTTGGTCACCGCCGGAGATCATCGTGATGTTGTGCAGAACAGGACCTAGCTTTTCATGGACTAGTGGCAAGTGCCGTAATTTTTGGTTGGCTAATTGGATAAAATCGGTCATGTTATCAATAGCGTTGAGAACATTTAATTGCGCAGAGTGGGCGACTTTGCCGTAAGAGGTGACGGTGTAATCAATGTCGCCATTATTGGAATAAGAAATATCAAGGTTGGAGTCCTCACCAATGACAATAACGTCTAAATCATCAATAAAACCTTCCTTGGTTAATTCTTCAGCGCCCCATTGTCCAGTTTCTTCGCCGACAGACATTAATAAACGCAATTCCCCTGTTAAAGGCACATTATCTTCAAGTAAGGTGATCAGCGTGCCAATCATCCCCGCTAAGCCGCTTTTCATATCTGTCGTGCCGCGGCCGTACATTTTGGTGTCATGGTCGTACAATTTACCAGAAAACGGATCATCGCGCCAAGCTGCACGATTACCAAGGTTAACCACGTCCATGTGACCGGAAAAGCCGAGCTTAAAATTGCCGTCAGTGGGGCCAATTGAGATAACCGCACTTTCGCGATCACCCTGGTAGGGAACACGTGTAATGCGAACGCGATCACCAAAGGGCGCGAATAACTGTGCAACGTAGTCAACAACCTTTTTTTCGTGGTCGTCAATGGTTTCTATTTGGATTAAATCCTGTAATAACTTAATTTGTCTTTGTCTATCCATAGTAATTCCTATCAATTAAATAATTATTTGTCTTGTGTACCAACTTGAATCTGGTTGGCCATTAAATTGTAATTTTGATTGCCATCGAGGTGTTTTTCAATCAAGTTGAAAATCCGTGTGATAGTAAAGGTTAAAATCAGGTAAATTGCGGAAATTGTCAGGTAGGTTGGGAAGAACTTGAAACTTTGACTGGCAATTGTGGAACCAACGAAGAATAATTCGGAAACAGAAATAATGCTCAAAACTGAAGTATCCTTGATGTTTACAATGAACTCGTTGGTAATTGAAGGGAGGCAATTTCTGATTGCCTGCGGCAGAATAATGTGCCACATTCTTTGGCTGTGAGTCATTCCCAGTGCACTGGCTGCCTCGAATTGACCATCGGGAGTGGAAATAATCCCGCCGCGGATGATTTCGGCCAAATATGCACCGGTATTAATCGAAACAATGATTAAAGCAGCGGCAGTTCTGTCAATGTTAAGATGCCAGAATTGCGCAATCCCATAGTAAATTACGGCCGCCTGAACCATCATTGGCGTGCCCCGAAAGACTTCGATATAAACTGACAGGAGCCAATTAATAAATTTCAAGCCCCAACGCTTGCCGCGAGTAGTGGGCTCAGGAATTGTGCGGATAATTCCGACGACTAAGCCGATTAGAAAACCTGCAACTGTTCCGACAGCAGCTAGTAATAAGGTCATGCCAATCCCGCTCATAATCATGCCGCCGTACTGCTTGAGCATGGAGATGAGCCACGGCTCTGGCTTACCATTTTTACCCTTCTTCGAAGTGGTCTTAGGTTGTTCTTTAATAGCTGCTGTCATTAATTCTTGGCGCTTTTTAGTAGAAATCCCTGCTAAGATTTGGTTGACATCTTTAAGCAGCTGGGGATTAGACTTGGCAACACCAATTGAAGAAACCATTTGTTCCTTGGTCACATGGAAGCCATGCATTGGATTAAGTTTTACTGCCTTAATGTCTGGATCAACCATTTTGAACGAAATGGCTTCAGTTGAGTCGGCGATATAGCCGTCGATTGTCCCAGAAACTAGACTTTGCCGCATTGCAGAGAAGTCACTCATAGCTGGTTCCTTCTTAACTCCAGGCAATTGGTTAATTAATTTATAGTGAAATGTACCTTGTTGTGAGGTTAATTTAGCACCCTTAAAGTCCGTCAGCTTCTTGGCATTGGCGAATCTGCTGGTCTTCTTAGTAATTACGACAAAAATGCCGCTCCAATAAGCATTGGTGAAGTTAATCGCCTTAGCTCGTTCAGGTGTTGGGCTCATTCCGGCAATAATTAAGTCGGCCTTGCCGCTAGTTAATGAGGGGAGTAGTCCATCCCATTCAGTCTTAAGTACGACTACTTTACGGTGCAACTTTTTACCAATGATCTTGGCAATCTTGACATCATAGCCGTTAGCATAGGTATGTGAGCCGTCAATTGGGACGGCACCATTAGCCGATGTGGTTTGGGTCCAATTGTTGGGCGAATAGTTAGCTTCCATTGCGACCTTTAATACCCCATCGTCTTTTTTAGCAGCTTGGACTGAGGGAATATTAAAAAATCCACTGATAGTAAAACTGATTAGGACTGCAAAAATTGCGGTTAACCACTTGTATCTTGACTTCATTTTGAAAACCTCCAAATATTTTTCAAATAAAGCCAATACAATAAAAAGCGTAAATAAAAACCCTCGTCATCTTTCAAGACAACGAGGTTTATAATCAATCATATTTAGACAAATCATATAGCGCTCCCCAAGATTGACTTGGGACAGTCTGCAGGATCTGTTCCTGCAGCCCAACCAAAATCTTACGGCGGATAAAATTTTGGTTTCGGCGGCAATTCTTGACACTAATCATCTTTGCATCACGCGTGCTTAGACTAGGTTCGTAATTGTCGCGACCTCTATTGCATTGGAAATTATTTAACTTGATGAAAATACTAAATTAAATTTTGATGATTGTCAACTGCATTATTAAAAAATAATTTAATAATATTTAATTTTAGACTTAAAAACAAATAGTAAGCATCTTACTTGTATTTTGTAAGTGACTACCTTATAGTGTATATATAAGCAAAGTTATATAAGACTTTCAGGAGGTCATATAGATGGCAAAATTAACACAAGAAATGCAAGATTTAGTAACAAGCGAATTTCCTTTCTTAGCAACAGCTGACAAAGATGGTAATCCTCAAGTAGGTCCTAAGGGTTCATTAAAGGTTTACGATGATGAACACTTAGCTTACGTTGAATGGACAAGTAAGACAGCTTACGAAAACTTAAAGGCTACTGGTAAGGCAGCCGTTGCTGTATCAAACAAGGCAGCTGGAACTGGCTACCGCTTTGAAGGTACAGCTCATGTTTACCAACCTGGTTCAGAAGAATATAAAGCTGCTAAGGAAAAGGGCGATCTTGGAGATGGTACTGCCATTGTTGTAATTGATGTTGAAAGAATTTATCAATTAGGACATGTTCCAGAAGCTGGTGACTTATTGGTTGAAGGTGCACCAGAACGCCGCGGTTACTAATAAACTGAATAATTAATCTTAAACACGCTAGACAGAATTGCCTAGCGTGTTTTTTGTGTGCTGATTTTTAATTTTTAACAACAGGCGTCTTTTCGTATGCCGTCATGTCTTTACCAAGAATTAGGAAGACAATGACAGTAATAATCGCAATAAATGCTGGCAGTAAAAGTGGCTTTTTAAGTAAGTCAAAAATGCCGGCAACAATTGTTCCAAAGAAGACGTCAAGAATTGAAGAACCAAAGGTGATAAAGCTTGCTTGGCCAGACTGAATTGTAACTTCAGTCCGTCTAATTCGAATTCGTGAAATCCATGTGCTGACAGGAATGCAGCTAAGCATGACGGCAATAATACAAATGCTTAAAGTATAAACACTGGGACTAACGGCAAAAACGATTAAGCAGAGTGCGGGTAAAGTGATGAGCACCATGCTTTTCTTGAAGTTTAATTTGGTCCGTAAAACGAGGTTGCCTAAGATGGTGCCGATCGCATAATCGACAACGAGATAGGCAATATTGGCAAATTGGGGATCAACACTACTCCACAGGTAGACCATTAGACTATTAAAATACCCCATCAGTAAGCTAATGAAAATTGCCAGGATAATTGAGCTGCGTAAGCCGGTATTGGTCTTAATCAGGTGATAAATCTTTTTAATTTGCGCTAAGGTCGAATTAGTGGCTAGGTCATGACCAACCAGATTAGGATCGTAGTTTTCATCTAATAAACTAGTTGGAATCGCAAATAATAGGTAGGCAATACTACCAACAAGTAATAAAAATTTGTAAATAATTGAGCCATCGTTAAGCTCGCTAGCCAGAACGTAGGCGCAGCCAATTGCTAAGTAACTTAAAATTAAGCCAATATTGCCAAAAGTTGTGTTCTTGCCAATTACCATGTCAACTTGTTCATCAGGAATAAAGCGCTTGGTGGCACCGTTATATGCAGACTGAGCAAAAAGTGCAATAAAAGTCATGATGATGTCACAGACAATGTAGGCATAAATGAAATAAACGCCATTAAAGAAAAAGGGAATTAGTAAGATTAAGCCCAGCATTGGATAGGTGATTTGCAAGGCCTTCTTCTTACTAATGCGATCCATTGTGGAACCAACAAAAAGCGTCAGAATAATGATGCCAAATGATTCTAAGCTAGAAAAAATACTGTTGACAGTTACCGACCGTGAAAAAGAAGCGATTAAGATTGAACCGCCAATACCAACAGATAAGTCACCCAGGTTAGAGATTAATGCCATGATTGGTAAGAGGGAAGAGTTACGTACTTTTTTCATATTTAGCTCCTGTAAAAATATTATGTAATTATTATGAGCTAAATATGAATAAATTTCAATAACGCTAAATATATTTTAATGTAGATAGAGCTGTATTAGTTTGAACTATTTGAATTTTTAATTAACTGCCTAAAAATACCTGATAAAGATTGCATTTGAGCGGCTAATTGCTCTGTGGTTGACGGTAACGTATATTTAGTAGATCGTGATTTTCCATGTATTTCAATTATTTTTTTGCTTAAAAGTGAAGAAAGTGTGCTATCAGCAATATATCTAGAAAAGCCGGTTTGACTTTCTATTTCTTTATGTGAAAGTGAACCAGAAGGACTACTAATAATTGCTTTTAGAACTTTTCGTTCACGATTAGAGATTTCTTTTCCGGAAAAAGAATTTGCATAATCTACTTTCCAGATTTTTAATTGGGTGCCTTTTTCAATACTTGTTTCTATTTCGGGGTGTCTGAAATTATTTTCTATGGAAGAGTTAAAAATTTTTTCACCGCCAACACCTTCACGCTCACCATAATGCGCTTGAGTAAATAGCTTTGAAATAATAGCATTTCTACTTTTAGAATTATGAGTAGTAAAAAAGTCTTCTTTAGGAATTTTCATTTTTCCGGGATTTTCAAATTTATAGAACTTTGGATATTCGGTTAAGATAATACGGCTACCTTCAAAATAATCTGCGTGCATCAGCATGTTTACAGTTGCTTCACGTAATGCCACAAACATGGAACCAAATGTGTCTCTTCTTTGACCGTTTTTGTCTAAACTAAATGGATTGGGAACAGTTGCTTTAAAATGCTCAATTACTTTAATAAAGAAAGTAAATATATTTAAATCAGATTCTACAGAGGATATTCTGGACGTCCATCTCTCTTGTTCAGGATGGCTTTTATCATAATATTCCAAAGAAAAGTAAGGGAATTTCTGAATTATTGCATTATTCTTACCAAAAAATAACAGACCTGCATAGGATATACCTTCTTTACCATCATTATCACGATCTTTGATTAAAACGCCTATTCTACGTAAAAAATCTTTTAATTCGTAATCTTTATACCTTTTATATGTCTCTATTTTGGTAAGGACTTTTTTATACAGTTCAATAGAATCTAGATCTAAATCATCAATGTCATAATTCTTAGCAACTTTAGTATCTAAGCTGCTTTCGGATAATCTTGATAATCGTTTGATGTAATCTTCAGTACATTTACGATCGGTGCTACCTTGTCTTATAAAAGCTTGAGCAAAATTACCATTTATATATATTGGCTTATATGTATCATCAGCTTGCCTAATAGTTATTTCTATAATTTTTTTATTTGCTATAGGTATAATTTTTATATCATTATTCTTGATTGTGGAATAATTTATTTTGTTTTTATTAGTAATATTTGACCAAAAATCGTCTAATACTT
Coding sequences within it:
- a CDS encoding ArgE/DapE family deacylase, translated to MDRQRQIKLLQDLIQIETIDDHEKKVVDYVAQLFAPFGDRVRITRVPYQGDRESAVISIGPTDGNFKLGFSGHMDVVNLGNRAAWRDDPFSGKLYDHDTKMYGRGTTDMKSGLAGMIGTLITLLEDNVPLTGELRLLMSVGEETGQWGAEELTKEGFIDDLDVIVIGEDSNLDISYSNNGDIDYTVTSYGKVAHSAQLNVLNAIDNMTDFIQLANQKLRHLPLVHEKLGPVLHNITMISGGDQVNSMPDKIVARGNIRINPFYTVKDIQTILEDVINEVNQMPQHHFELQYDYLGEAVSGDENNEYVQAAQELLAAVLERPVNLVTESGTTDASKFVNSPTPPTMFSIGPGNDSCHQIDEYVDIPDYLAACKFYLKFAQKYLTE
- a CDS encoding ABC transporter substrate-binding protein/permease translates to MKSRYKWLTAIFAVLISFTISGFFNIPSVQAAKKDDGVLKVAMEANYSPNNWTQTTSANGAVPIDGSHTYANGYDVKIAKIIGKKLHRKVVVLKTEWDGLLPSLTSGKADLIIAGMSPTPERAKAINFTNAYWSGIFVVITKKTSRFANAKKLTDFKGAKLTSQQGTFHYKLINQLPGVKKEPAMSDFSAMRQSLVSGTIDGYIADSTEAISFKMVDPDIKAVKLNPMHGFHVTKEQMVSSIGVAKSNPQLLKDVNQILAGISTKKRQELMTAAIKEQPKTTSKKGKNGKPEPWLISMLKQYGGMIMSGIGMTLLLAAVGTVAGFLIGLVVGIIRTIPEPTTRGKRWGLKFINWLLSVYIEVFRGTPMMVQAAVIYYGIAQFWHLNIDRTAAALIIVSINTGAYLAEIIRGGIISTPDGQFEAASALGMTHSQRMWHIILPQAIRNCLPSITNEFIVNIKDTSVLSIISVSELFFVGSTIASQSFKFFPTYLTISAIYLILTFTITRIFNLIEKHLDGNQNYNLMANQIQVGTQDK
- a CDS encoding GNAT family N-acetyltransferase, with product MTYEIMQLTQKNAVEIADQWHYDGQYAFYDMTADPEDYEELVTPKLRQNNYYQVLNDNKLIGFFVIESADKNQGVYELGLGMKPNLTGQGKGQEFLRQILAFVTSKFAITELILDVAEFNVRAQKVYQHLGFIPVKKHQQETNNSVYPFIEMRRKFN
- a CDS encoding pyridoxamine 5'-phosphate oxidase family protein, producing the protein MAKLTQEMQDLVTSEFPFLATADKDGNPQVGPKGSLKVYDDEHLAYVEWTSKTAYENLKATGKAAVAVSNKAAGTGYRFEGTAHVYQPGSEEYKAAKEKGDLGDGTAIVVIDVERIYQLGHVPEAGDLLVEGAPERRGY
- a CDS encoding RNA-binding domain-containing protein; the protein is MNKIDYNHSLPQEDEHLEYKKSKNAFPKDAWETISAFENTDGGFLVLGVEELANHEFKISGVNDTTKVLDDFWSNITNKNKINYSTIKNNDIKIIPIANKKIIEITIRQADDTYKPIYINGNFAQAFIRQGSTDRKCTEDYIKRLSRLSESSLDTKVAKNYDIDDLDLDSIELYKKVLTKIETYKRYKDYELKDFLRRIGVLIKDRDNDGKEGISYAGLLFFGKNNAIIQKFPYFSLEYYDKSHPEQERWTSRISSVESDLNIFTFFIKVIEHFKATVPNPFSLDKNGQRRDTFGSMFVALREATVNMLMHADYFEGSRIILTEYPKFYKFENPGKMKIPKEDFFTTHNSKSRNAIISKLFTQAHYGEREGVGGEKIFNSSIENNFRHPEIETSIEKGTQLKIWKVDYANSFSGKEISNRERKVLKAIISSPSGSLSHKEIESQTGFSRYIADSTLSSLLSKKIIEIHGKSRSTKYTLPSTTEQLAAQMQSLSGIFRQLIKNSNSSN
- a CDS encoding MFS transporter, producing MKKVRNSSLLPIMALISNLGDLSVGIGGSILIASFSRSVTVNSIFSSLESFGIIILTLFVGSTMDRISKKKALQITYPMLGLILLIPFFFNGVYFIYAYIVCDIIMTFIALFAQSAYNGATKRFIPDEQVDMVIGKNTTFGNIGLILSYLAIGCAYVLASELNDGSIIYKFLLLVGSIAYLLFAIPTSLLDENYDPNLVGHDLATNSTLAQIKKIYHLIKTNTGLRSSIILAIFISLLMGYFNSLMVYLWSSVDPQFANIAYLVVDYAIGTILGNLVLRTKLNFKKSMVLITLPALCLIVFAVSPSVYTLSICIIAVMLSCIPVSTWISRIRIRRTEVTIQSGQASFITFGSSILDVFFGTIVAGIFDLLKKPLLLPAFIAIITVIVFLILGKDMTAYEKTPVVKN